The following nucleotide sequence is from Cicer arietinum cultivar CDC Frontier isolate Library 1 chromosome 2, Cicar.CDCFrontier_v2.0, whole genome shotgun sequence.
CACTCaattgaatttcatttttttttttaattgttattggtattttgtgaaggaaaaaaaatcatgatTTATAATctcttttttatatgatttgtACTTTATTAATCTTATAATCAGATCTTGACTAGATACTAACTTTGAGTTGAACTTGctgtataatatttattttattatttaatttatttttttaatataattttgttttgtgtTGGAATTTGACATCTACCATATTAAGATAGTCTAATTAGGTGTTAAATATAATACTAATTGTTGCGTATTTATGTTTCCTTTCCATACTTAATTAAATTCTGACAAATTTGAAGTAGAAAGTTTTGgttcttatatatattttttctttagacAAAGCTTAGATTAACTAGttaaatatgagaaaaaatGAATTCTTAAGATTTTATCTGTTGAAAAGTTGAATACAATACGGGCAATGGGGAAAATGGTGGATGATGTTCAAGTCATTTTCCATTTAGGGAAATAATTTGCTACACTTGTTTGTGAAATTGAATCTCGCTGCCTTTATTAAACTGTAGATTATGTTTGTGATCACAAGTTATCTGGTTTTAGAATAAATTCCCGATTAATGACAGACAACTTTCTTCAGTTGAACACTCGCAGTTTGTATTATCATTTAAAAACCGAGGTtaacattattttttctaacaaaataataagtccCGCATAGTATGGTCACACCTTTCTGCGGCATATGCAAGGTGTAATTCTTCATGTCAACGAGTTCTCATTCCTCCAGTTAAGTTATCCATATGCATCTTTCTGAGATATTTGCAATTATGTCTTGGTAATATAGAATGTGACACTAGAGGTTAATTTATTATCTGTCTTGGTTATGCCCTTAGTCCCGTCTTTATCGGTGATATGGCAAGCTTATGACTTATCCTCATCACTGCATTATGCGCGTCAAGATCTCAAGATAGCAGCATGATTCTGCAtatgtatttttaaatgtttaagcACTTGCTCATCATTTCATAGGTCCAGATTGTACAATGCAATTGATGCTCTATTCCCATTTCCCAACGATTGATATAACGTTGTAATCTTGGGAATGCTTCTACtatgtagttttttatttttagaattcaTTTGTGTTACTCAATGTTTGTGAATTGCGCAtattaatattcataaaaaaattgtgcATATTAATAAGAGCTATGTTGGCTAGGATTGAATCTTGGGGGATTTAACCCTTTGAGACTATACAAAATAGAAACTGTATGTTGCTCATCTTTTGTGTGTTTTATCAGGATGTTGGCATGTGGCTGGAGACTATAAATCTTGGTGGTTATCGCCAAATTTTTAAGGAAAATGGTGTTAATGGAGAATACCTGGAAGGGATGTCTATGTTCACTACCGAACAGATCCTTCGTTTCATAAGACGTTGCCACATGAAGTGGGGAGACTTCATCACATTGTGCAAGGAATTGAGACGGATTAAAGGTTTCCCTCTCTCCCTTGAACAgtaaaaagactaaaacatgCCATTAACctcttatttgatttttttttaccaatctgaTTTGTGCTCTTCACCTAATTAGGTAAGACTGGGACATCATTGTTGTGACAATCTGTTTCATTTCATGCCATTTATGAAGCCTAAATACTCCAAAATTGCTAAACTTTCGGTTTCATACTTTCATATCCGTATCCGATATATATGTATCCAAGGAGTatcctccaatttttttttaaagaaaatcttGATCGATAAATTTGGGATACCTCCTCGATACTTTAGGATTCAATTGAATAGttaactattgaacaaagtcaAGACTTGttttaaagataacaaatttttTCCCCTGATACTTTGACATTGGTTAGGGAAAAATACATCTGTGACATATTTACAaggaaaataacattttttttatatgaataagAGAGAGATATGATgtctttgtttttttgttatgaGCACAAGTATCTTTTTGTTAGTTGCAATCATCATCTACATATATATAGttatacattaataaaaaatatcaatgtcTCTTTACAGATATTATGCATTTATGTAAAGTATgcatattattttagaattttgtgTTGATGCATGCATGTAGACCATATCTTGTATTTAGTTTTTAAGAATTATCCTGCATTCCTGTATTCGTTTGTATCAAGTATTTGGGCTTCATAGCATTTAAGCAATCTTACGAAACATGAATATACTATATAAGTGATTGAAGTACATGTTTATGCTATGTTTGAATATCTAATGACAAGATGGATATAGAATGCAATGAATTAAATTATCATGCACTGTAGTttggatattttattttatgatagaACATATTAAAGATTCCATTCCATTATTTTAAAGTGTATGGAATAGTTAAAAGATTGAAATTGATATCATGTATCTATTATTGGTACAATTGTCTCTTTGATAGAGACAATTATTTTCAGGTTCTCTTCTTGAACATGTGACATGTTTAATGGATAAGGAGACATGAAATATTCaatcttttgttttgttgtatTGTAACTTTTTATGCAAGAAGATAGATAATACTT
It contains:
- the LOC101503465 gene encoding uncharacterized protein; the protein is MNKGQSPEPLDFFIWTVEDVGMWLETINLGGYRQIFKENGVNGEYLEGMSMFTTEQILRFIRRCHMKWGDFITLCKELRRIKVACLKGEQKVRRPWWAPACLSTVFLKVAKSNRQSRVVSLKLEP